DNA sequence from the Malus sylvestris chromosome 10, drMalSylv7.2, whole genome shotgun sequence genome:
CAAGGCTGGCACTTTGGCATTAACATGTGGTCATGCTGATTTGCCAAACCACAACCAATCTGATGTGGTTGCAACTTACAAAAGGGAATCAAGATTCTTATCCAAAAAAGGTCTCAATCATGGGTTTGTTCTATCTGTCTACTGTCTATTGTGCCACCATTTTGATCACTTACAGAACGAGAGAAGTCACGaatcatgaagaaaaaaaagaataaaaacgaGATCAATTAGTCTTCTCCGCTTGATCCAATTCCTAAAATTTCAGGTGTTAGATTATGGAGCTTACGGTGGAATCCGCACTTTTCCGATTCCATATTGTTACTAACCAAATGAAAAATTGGGAATTGAAGTGATTCCAATACCGATGTTTTAGTATAAGCAGAAAAGTCGAGAATCGAAATAATCGAAATCATTTTTATTCTCAGTTGCAAGTAAACATGTTAGTTTGATTAGGAAAGAACTCTATATAGTGAATTAGCAACCCTATCCAAACAACAGAACGTAAGATTCATTTACAGTTGCACTTTCCTTTTGAACTTGCCTGCGAGCCGGCGAAAGGGCAGACCGACAGCCCTAGCCACCTGGCCTAAACCGCGTCTGCCATCACAGTTTCTCTTTAATACTACAACTCGATATTTTCTTGTCAACGAGGTCCTGAAAGTTGCATGGCTTCAATGATGAAAGAAGACTCTTGATGCACATTACTACAAGTCCTCGAGAAATCATGAGTCCTGGCCTCAAAGAGGTTGGTTCCGCCTTGTGATCCCTCAGTCTCAGTATGTCCTGATTGCCCAACAAGGCCTTCCAAAATCTTCAAGacgtctgacatctttggccGGAGGATGGGGCTTGATTGAGTACACTGGAGAGCTAACTCGACGCATTGTTCTAGTTCTATTGCATCAAAACATCCTTTAAGATCTCGGTCTACTAGCACTTCAAGCCTTTTCTCCTCATGTAGGGTTCTAACCTGCACAATTCAAGAATATGTGAAATGTTTGAAAAGGCACGAAAACGGAGACAAAAATGAAAGAGTGCAAACTAGGATTGTGAAAGATTAACTCTTCTTTTACACAGCTTAGATGTATGAGACAGACAAGGATGAATTATAAACCGAAGAACATTCCCGCGAAAAATGAGACAGACAATTTACATGTGAAACCAACACTATTTACCAAATCAAGAATCATTCCCTTCTGAACTTGACCATTTCCAGCATCTAATGCTTTCTGCCCTGTTATGAGTTCCAGAAGCAGTATACCGAATCCAAAAACATCAGTTTTTTCAGAAGACTGTCCGGTTGAGAGATACTCTGGTGCTATGTGCCCTACAGTCCCCCGCACTGCAGTAGTAACATGTGATTCCCTCCGATCTAACAGCTTGGCTAGACCGAAATCCCCAACTACGGCTTCATAACTTGCGTCAAGTAAAATGTTTGCAGCTTTGACGTCCCTATGAATAATTTTTGGATTACACTGCTCATGCAAGTACAGGAGTCCACGGGCAGCCCCAAGGGCGATACACAATCTTCTGTCCCAATCCAATGATGGTTTTTCTCTACCAGTCTCTGTTGGTAAAACTCAAATCGTAAGAACAACcagcaaagaaataaaaaagataagCTACTTAGTATAAAAGACAAATGGTACATGAACAAATTGTTAAACTGCTTGGACCGAGGAAGACATTTAGAATGCCTCACTCACTAGTCAAAATATAGCAATGCATCATTGTTCTGCAATTAAAccccaaaataggaaaccaaCAGAATGATTTCATCATAGGGAAGAAATAAGCAACGAAATGAAATGAAGACGGACCTCTCAAACGGTCAGCAACACTTCCATTTGGCATAAAAGGATAAATAAGCAACCTCTCGTTTGGAGTCATACAAAAGCCATATAAACGTAAAAGGTTTCTATGCAAAGCCAAGCCAATCATTTCAACTTCAGTTTGAAACTGCACTTCTCCAGTGAAATTTGGATCTCTCAGTCTCTTAACTGCCATCATTGTCCTATTTGGAAGACATCCTTTATATACGACTCCATATCCGCCTTGCCCTAGGATGTTTTTGGAACTAAAATTGCTGGTAGCAATTTGCAATTCTCGAAAGGAAAACCTCTTCAAGTGACTAATATCAAATTCATAATCTTGCTGCACTGCAAATACGAACCAGAGTATATCATGATATATACTGCCATATATTGTGCTCAATAAAATAAGTTAGCGTAGATCAAGAAGTACCATAAGATGTAAAGAGAAGACGAGATCTGTACCAACGCACCCAAAACACAAGCAGCATTATGGAAATAACAAATGTACAACTAATGCCTAGAGCAACAGAAAGCA
Encoded proteins:
- the LOC126586173 gene encoding probable LRR receptor-like serine/threonine-protein kinase At5g45780 isoform X1: MENNSVKKLLFGFCFVCFCMSLATASDSLLSPKGVNFEVAALMSVKREMKDEMSVMDGWDINSVDPCTWNMVGCSTEGFVISLAMVSTDLSGMLSPSIGNLSHIRTLLLQNNLLSGPIPAAIGTLSELQTLDLSGNQFSGDIPSSLGFLTHLSYLRLNRNKLSGQIPKLVADLIGLSFLDLSFNNLSGPTPKIQAKGYSVTGNSFLGNPSSPDSAQIGVGVSKPTNEAGSPQKVSSHRRWVLSVALGISCTFVISIMLLVFWVRWYRSRLLFTSYVQQDYEFDISHLKRFSFRELQIATSNFSSKNILGQGGYGVVYKGCLPNRTMMAVKRLRDPNFTGEVQFQTEVEMIGLALHRNLLRLYGFCMTPNERLLIYPFMPNGSVADRLRETGREKPSLDWDRRLCIALGAARGLLYLHEQCNPKIIHRDVKAANILLDASYEAVVGDFGLAKLLDRRESHVTTAVRGTVGHIAPEYLSTGQSSEKTDVFGFGILLLELITGQKALDAGNGQVQKGMILDLVRTLHEEKRLEVLVDRDLKGCFDAIELEQCVELALQCTQSSPILRPKMSDVLKILEGLVGQSGHTETEGSQGGTNLFEARTHDFSRTCSNVHQESSFIIEAMQLSGPR
- the LOC126586173 gene encoding probable LRR receptor-like serine/threonine-protein kinase At5g45780 isoform X3 yields the protein MENNSVKKLLFGFCFVCFCMSLATASDSLLSPKGVNFEVAALMSVKREMKDEMSVMDGWDINSVDPCTWNMVGCSTEGFVISLAMVSTDLSGMLSPSIGNLSHIRTLLLQNNLLSGPIPAAIGTLSELQTLDLSGNQFSGDIPSSLGFLTHLSYLRLNRNKLSGQIPKLVADLIGLSFLDLSFNNLSGPTPKIQAKGYSVTGNSFLGNPSSPDSAQIGVGVSKPTNVQQDYEFDISHLKRFSFRELQIATSNFSSKNILGQGGYGVVYKGCLPNRTMMAVKRLRDPNFTGEVQFQTEVEMIGLALHRNLLRLYGFCMTPNERLLIYPFMPNGSVADRLRETGREKPSLDWDRRLCIALGAARGLLYLHEQCNPKIIHRDVKAANILLDASYEAVVGDFGLAKLLDRRESHVTTAVRGTVGHIAPEYLSTGQSSEKTDVFGFGILLLELITGQKALDAGNGQVQKGMILDLVRTLHEEKRLEVLVDRDLKGCFDAIELEQCVELALQCTQSSPILRPKMSDVLKILEGLVGQSGHTETEGSQGGTNLFEARTHDFSRTCSNVHQESSFIIEAMQLSGPR
- the LOC126586173 gene encoding probable LRR receptor-like serine/threonine-protein kinase At5g45780 isoform X2, whose translation is MENNSVKKLLFGFCFVCFCMSLATASDSLLSPKGVNFEVAALMSVKREMKDEMSVMDGWDINSVDPCTWNMVGCSTEGFVISLAMVSTDLSGMLSPSIGNLSHIRTLRLNRNKLSGQIPKLVADLIGLSFLDLSFNNLSGPTPKIQAKGYSVTGNSFLGNPSSPDSAQIGVGVSKPTNEAGSPQKVSSHRRWVLSVALGISCTFVISIMLLVFWVRWYRSRLLFTSYVQQDYEFDISHLKRFSFRELQIATSNFSSKNILGQGGYGVVYKGCLPNRTMMAVKRLRDPNFTGEVQFQTEVEMIGLALHRNLLRLYGFCMTPNERLLIYPFMPNGSVADRLRETGREKPSLDWDRRLCIALGAARGLLYLHEQCNPKIIHRDVKAANILLDASYEAVVGDFGLAKLLDRRESHVTTAVRGTVGHIAPEYLSTGQSSEKTDVFGFGILLLELITGQKALDAGNGQVQKGMILDLVRTLHEEKRLEVLVDRDLKGCFDAIELEQCVELALQCTQSSPILRPKMSDVLKILEGLVGQSGHTETEGSQGGTNLFEARTHDFSRTCSNVHQESSFIIEAMQLSGPR
- the LOC126586173 gene encoding probable LRR receptor-like serine/threonine-protein kinase At5g45780 isoform X4: MENNSVKKLLFGFCFVCFCMSLATASDSLLSPKGVNFEVAALMSVKREMKDEMSVMDGWDINSVDPCTWNMVGCSTEGFVISLAMVSTDLSGMLSPSIGNLSHIRTLDLSFNNLSGPTPKIQAKGYSVTGNSFLGNPSSPDSAQIGVGVSKPTNEAGSPQKVSSHRRWVLSVALGISCTFVISIMLLVFWVRWYRSRLLFTSYVQQDYEFDISHLKRFSFRELQIATSNFSSKNILGQGGYGVVYKGCLPNRTMMAVKRLRDPNFTGEVQFQTEVEMIGLALHRNLLRLYGFCMTPNERLLIYPFMPNGSVADRLRETGREKPSLDWDRRLCIALGAARGLLYLHEQCNPKIIHRDVKAANILLDASYEAVVGDFGLAKLLDRRESHVTTAVRGTVGHIAPEYLSTGQSSEKTDVFGFGILLLELITGQKALDAGNGQVQKGMILDLVRTLHEEKRLEVLVDRDLKGCFDAIELEQCVELALQCTQSSPILRPKMSDVLKILEGLVGQSGHTETEGSQGGTNLFEARTHDFSRTCSNVHQESSFIIEAMQLSGPR